Within Thermus sp. CCB_US3_UF1, the genomic segment CTCACCCCCCTGGGCCAGTCCGTGCACTCGGGGGTGGCCCTACGGCGGGCCCTGGCCCCCTTCATCTTCAAGCGGGTAGGGAAAAACCCCAAGTTTTTCCAGAATGTGGAGTTCTCCGTGGGGTACAACCTGGAACTGGGGGACGACGTGGTGGTCCACCGCTACGTGCTCCTGGACGATATTGGGGGCATCAAGATCGGGGACCGCACCTCCCTTTCCGACTACGTGAACGTCTACAGCCACACCCACCACGTCCTGGCCTCCCCCGATGTAACCCTGAAGGAAACGGTGATCGGCAGCGGGGTGCGCATCACCTACCACGCCACCATCCTGGCCGGGGTGCGCATCGGGGACGACGCCATGGTGGGCACGGGGGCCGTGGTCACCCGGGACATCCCCCCCCACGCCATCGCCCTGGGCATCCCCGCCCGGCCCGTGCGCTACAAGGTGCGCCACGACTGCCCCTACTGCCGCAAGGGGGAACCCCACCCCTCAGACCTCATCCCCCGCCTGCCCGACCGCAAGGGCAACCCCGACTACCCCGACTTCCTCCCCCCTGGCTTTGGCACCCGGGAGGCCTAGATGTGGACCAAGGAGGAGCTGGACCGCTACCACCGGCAGATGATCCTGCCCCAGGTGGGGCCCGAGGGGCAGGCCAGGCTGAAGGGGGCCTCCGTGGTGGTGGTGGGGGCCGGGGGGCTTGGGGTGCCGGTCCTCCTCTACCTGGTGGCCGCGGGGGTGGGCCGGGTGGGGATCGTGGAGATGGACCGGGTGGAGGTTTCCAACCTGCACCGCCAGGTGCTCTACACCACCGAGGACGTGGGCAAGCCCAAGGCCCTGGCGGCCAAGGAACGGCTCCTTGCCCTCAACCCCCTGGTGCGGATCGACACCTACCCCCTACGCCTGACCTCGGAGAACGCCCTGGAGGTCCTCAGGCCCTACGACCTGGTGGTGGACGCCTCCGACAACTTCCCCACCCGCTACCTGGTCAACGACGCCTGCGTGCTCCTGGGTAAGCCCTTGGTGTACGGGGCCATCTACCAGTTTGATGGCCAGGTGGCGGTCTTCCACCACCCCAC encodes:
- a CDS encoding acyltransferase; this translates as MPWLLPQAIAPLHQKALDRFLGSLTERLSDPGVDRNALVREELARLLYGRPYEELLEVNPLAAMALDPEGITFEAEYYAATDPEKFRRVKPLLWFWKVLDLTPLGQSVHSGVALRRALAPFIFKRVGKNPKFFQNVEFSVGYNLELGDDVVVHRYVLLDDIGGIKIGDRTSLSDYVNVYSHTHHVLASPDVTLKETVIGSGVRITYHATILAGVRIGDDAMVGTGAVVTRDIPPHAIALGIPARPVRYKVRHDCPYCRKGEPHPSDLIPRLPDRKGNPDYPDFLPPGFGTREA
- a CDS encoding molybdopterin-synthase adenylyltransferase MoeB, translated to MWTKEELDRYHRQMILPQVGPEGQARLKGASVVVVGAGGLGVPVLLYLVAAGVGRVGIVEMDRVEVSNLHRQVLYTTEDVGKPKALAAKERLLALNPLVRIDTYPLRLTSENALEVLRPYDLVVDASDNFPTRYLVNDACVLLGKPLVYGAIYQFDGQVAVFHHPTGEGEMGPCYRCLFPKPPPPGSVPSCAEAGVFGVLPAVVGSLMAAEALKVLLGLGQPLAGYLLLYEALEAGFRKLKLRRNPTCPVCGDHPTQRELVDYEAFCGL